The stretch of DNA cttcctcatTAGGGATGTCAATGGTTTTGCTATCTTCGAAAAATCTTTGACAAACctcctgtagtatccagctagtcCCAAGAAGCTTCGAATTTCGCCCACATTCTTTGGGCTCTGCCATCTAGTCACGGCCtcgatcttgctaggatccactgacaccccttccttggaaatcacatgccccagaaaggcaactttcttcaaccagaactcgcacttactcaacttggcatacaactgattCTCTGCCAGAGTTCTCAACactatcctcagatgctcctcgtgctcttcctcattcttggagtaaaCCAAAATATCATCGATGAATacaaccacaaacttgtccaggtaaggactgaacacccgattcatcaggtccataaacacagctggcgcattggtcaatccgaagggcatgaccacgaactcatagtgtccATATCTGGTTCTGAATGCAGTCTTAGGGATATCCTCATTCTTTATCCTCagttgatgataacccgacctcaggtCAATCTTCGAGAACACTCCAGCCCCACTCAattggtcaaacaaatcatcgatccttggcaatgGATATCGGTTCTTGATAGTCACGTTATTCAACTCTCGGTAATCCACACACAGCCTCAAACTTCCATCCTTTTTCTTGACAAATAGGacaggtgctccccaaggtgaaacactaggtCGAATATAACCCTTCTCAGCCAACTCATCCAATTGCTtcttcaattcttccatctcttTTGGTCCCATACGGTATGGTGGTTTAGAAATAGGTCCAGCTCTCGGCTttagatcaatggaaaagtcAACGTCGCGCTTAGGTGGTAGCCCAGGAATCTCTTCCGGAAATACCCCCTCAAAGTCTTTCACCACAGGTATGTCAGAAATCCTAGGGGTCTCAGACTCTCTATCCCACATCTGACACAAGATCAACTGGTCTCCCTTCCTCAGACTCGATTTTAGGGTATTTACAGAAATaaatttgactttgggtttgaccatgtATCCCTTGTAGGTTACTCTGACTCCCTTAGGTCCTCTCAGAGATATCTTCTTTTGGTAACAGTCAATgaaagctttgtactttcccaaccaatccattccTAGAATCACCTCGAACCCACCCAATGGAAACACCATAAGGTCACAGTGAA from Silene latifolia isolate original U9 population chromosome 10, ASM4854445v1, whole genome shotgun sequence encodes:
- the LOC141608227 gene encoding uncharacterized protein LOC141608227 — translated: MGKEAAKEDAHVVTGTFLVNSKPTFVLFDSGATHSLISREHVRALNLTTYDRVVDFVIVPSGESVPCDRIYTSVPIQIGEVVFHCDLMVFPLGGFEVILGMDWLGKYKAFIDCYQKKISLRGPKGVRVTYKGYMVKPKVKFISVNTLKSSLRKGDQLILCQMWDRESETPRISDIPVVKDFEGVFPEEIPGLPPKRDVDFSIDLKPRAGPISKPPYRMGPKEMEELKKQLDELAEKGYIRPSVSPWGAPVLFVKKKDGSLRLCVDYRELNNVTIKNRYPLPRIDDLFDQLSGAGVFSKIDLRSGYHQLRIKNEDIPKTAFRTRYGHYEFVNEEEHEEHLRIVLRTLAENQLYAKLRKANVVADALSRKSIHALISARSWVRMFGELRKMGIYMIRRGETVGDMTVEPELYEEIRELQKEDARIHKWRYEVEQAGVELYSKFSIHADGSLRFGQRWCVPANEELKKKILTEAHATPYSVHPGGDKLYKDLKKTFWWPNMKKEVAEFVSRYLTCPEGEG